A region from the Phycisphaeraceae bacterium genome encodes:
- a CDS encoding c-type cytochrome, translating to MPVPTETFWNIKKLNIVFAVTAVLLLGSMLWMLKADHEKPWRGYQDDAKTWEVAMNRDAAKNAMNADQKAELAERKHELALLQAQKPDEELTQLQKDLDTQERDKATLDLPMRKDKGELTPLTQVYEKARLAYGEDSPQSKDAFKALQKKQSEYDQKFARMSEIDLAIEELSQKIANKQSEIASNKKRIDDLERTTTTLQEKIDKLEPDTLGKKFTEKFRNAPLSDWFNPDQKVQQVVVPDVRTDLNFLTVETIDRCQTCHVNIDNPKFEESTLIGFVERQLAISGGQAVNELDQPLVMTGFWKRAIDVLGEQAQTKAKAAREKALTAINDLLSAQGGKAIDDAGLDAFVENSGQAALGAQPVPGSEPRLPENATDAQKAEHQKAHAEWESRNKALAAWNTARDQFRARQRQAVLYIEDLKRIVREEAGAEQSKEVRGLYRHALVDAYNVQRKKAGLSPVSASSVLLAHPRLDLYAEAESKHPMKTMGCTVCHEGSGQETQFEHTAHSPRDIWVDATTGAPVPAFLLKSDKHAPGNGKDDAKVADHGTATVTLASAKAGETHDNIAASQQDAHAGGNGSSGHGVSTHQDIKLTDPNNPAPFAPEEPHHDSEAIYTSIATDASGTRQAITQEEYWTRKYGWAEVHYMHWEKPMNTLDYIESSCSRCHSEVFDIRDDAPRLFEGRRLFAQLGCANCHLVEQIGHSLDLKKVGPSLAHLHDKLSPEMTASWIWSPRAFRPMTRMPHFFMLENNSSPIDILRTRTEVAAITYYLLNEPLGYETTLHDLQKKKQQLQAELSQPMDEGTRKLKLGDAAKLNDELKETAHLVALNTYNPEKPPATEGDVAKGRELFTSVGCMACHTNMAEQGETMIVEDLVKRSGLGVKEAKSKYTSMSYNQRHWYALEHLSEKLMLVGPELSGVGTKLKAGRTSEQARAWTYDWVRNPRHYSSYTIMPSFRLSEEEANDLTAYLLSLERPDYKPENFLALDDSGKTMLTELVAGLKSGQVTTAYARDILAGKVADPAVPNSTAHAWSDEEKLHFLGKKMITHYGCNSCHQINGLENATSPCAQLDDWGVKDPHKLDFGYFDHAFDQQREKPQPVWKVDHEGLGSDAPQISYHDTQGPEARIHLKELAWEHMQLERRPWLYNKLHNTRVYDRGRESLESRFPTVDAAVAAMKKGETDTVGKPYDKIKMPKFFLKDEEVRSLVTFVTSLRKPLVSDAIAKKTYSDAKMRVARGRQLATLYNCYGCHEIDGNAIHIQDLLPIHNADGTVDLTKMTDFAPPRLVGEGARTQPEWLHKFLLNVHLIRPWLKVRMPSFALHDTSVGLTATATSPSAKDHAAYLVEYFGGDSEMLGARIAALTAPIEAYQRTNPNSDWFAEDSLAPAVKRLEHLALEARLAKPADFDERLSTLEDRRVKWKTLMYAFNFLRNTYQTSYPFPGGPPPSPTPDSFERGRQLFVALNCQLCHTLGDPDVLAKLAKLNAASAPPVPTEEEEDPYGDSGDSGGSKAADQGEEEDPYGDDSSSSEELTPYLKLSSPEVPTGLYAPNLIAVSQRLQYNWVYHWVQIPQFLMPGTRMLTFFPAIDPISGKFYAAGEPSSYFLTQPEEAKEKAHALFGSTGDEQIRLVLDFVYQASRQNYTPGSEQLYGAPPKADEVLPPYKDVAPAQGPNREATPIIIPPQNEQTVSAPEPTPAQPKAETPAPSPASTPETKTPAVLQKEAATSSIELNEGSVPFKGTRVVGVISAEGRQPPRKRLIVTDAACAKIHGSILTEDIIINPDKTLRNAVVYVKDGLPAGAKFEPVGSPEMDQVGCQYLPHVQVVMVNQPLLVKNGDNTLHNVHTKPKLNKEMNIPQTAGVSEKLKFTKAENSIPIGCDVHPWMNAWVHVFPHPFAAVTDMEGRYEIKGLPPGKYTLGVIHDDKRVAPTTIEVTVAADQSVRADATMTVK from the coding sequence ATGCCCGTACCGACGGAAACGTTTTGGAATATTAAGAAGCTCAACATCGTGTTTGCCGTGACGGCAGTGTTGCTCCTGGGCTCGATGCTCTGGATGCTCAAAGCCGACCACGAAAAGCCTTGGCGTGGTTATCAGGACGACGCCAAAACGTGGGAAGTCGCAATGAACCGCGACGCCGCGAAGAACGCGATGAACGCCGACCAGAAGGCGGAACTCGCCGAGCGCAAGCACGAGCTGGCGTTGTTACAGGCACAGAAGCCGGACGAGGAGCTAACACAGCTTCAGAAAGATCTGGATACTCAGGAACGGGATAAAGCCACGCTAGACCTGCCCATGCGCAAGGACAAAGGCGAGCTGACTCCCCTGACTCAGGTCTATGAGAAAGCGCGGCTTGCTTACGGCGAAGACTCTCCCCAATCCAAAGATGCCTTCAAAGCCCTTCAGAAAAAGCAGAGTGAGTACGACCAGAAGTTTGCGAGGATGTCCGAGATTGATCTGGCAATCGAAGAACTGAGCCAGAAGATCGCAAACAAGCAGTCGGAAATCGCATCAAATAAAAAACGTATCGATGACCTGGAGCGAACAACCACCACTCTTCAGGAAAAAATCGACAAGCTAGAGCCGGACACGCTCGGTAAAAAGTTCACGGAAAAATTTCGAAACGCGCCGCTGTCCGACTGGTTCAATCCTGACCAGAAGGTCCAGCAGGTCGTCGTTCCTGACGTGCGTACTGACCTGAACTTCCTCACGGTCGAGACGATCGATCGATGCCAGACCTGCCACGTCAACATCGACAATCCCAAGTTCGAGGAATCGACGCTGATCGGATTTGTCGAACGTCAGCTGGCGATCAGCGGCGGTCAGGCGGTGAACGAACTCGACCAGCCGCTGGTGATGACCGGTTTCTGGAAGCGTGCGATTGACGTGCTCGGAGAGCAGGCGCAGACCAAAGCTAAAGCAGCACGGGAAAAGGCACTGACCGCGATCAACGATTTGCTGTCCGCGCAGGGTGGGAAAGCCATCGACGACGCAGGCCTGGATGCCTTTGTTGAAAATTCAGGACAGGCAGCACTTGGCGCCCAACCGGTGCCCGGCAGCGAACCACGCCTGCCTGAGAATGCCACGGATGCTCAAAAGGCGGAACACCAGAAGGCTCACGCCGAGTGGGAAAGCCGAAATAAGGCACTTGCTGCGTGGAATACTGCACGAGATCAATTCCGTGCCCGCCAGCGTCAGGCCGTTCTCTATATAGAGGACCTCAAGCGGATCGTCCGCGAGGAAGCGGGAGCGGAGCAATCCAAGGAAGTTCGTGGGTTGTACCGCCACGCATTGGTTGACGCCTATAACGTGCAGCGGAAAAAGGCTGGCTTATCACCCGTCAGTGCCAGCTCGGTGTTGCTGGCTCACCCACGGCTTGATCTCTATGCCGAAGCTGAATCAAAGCACCCGATGAAGACGATGGGTTGCACCGTCTGCCATGAAGGGTCGGGACAGGAGACGCAATTCGAGCATACCGCCCATTCGCCACGCGACATCTGGGTGGATGCAACAACCGGTGCGCCGGTCCCCGCATTCCTGCTCAAGAGCGACAAACACGCGCCAGGCAACGGAAAGGACGACGCCAAAGTTGCCGACCACGGCACTGCAACGGTAACGCTGGCGTCCGCGAAAGCTGGTGAGACTCACGACAACATCGCGGCATCTCAGCAGGACGCGCATGCTGGTGGTAACGGATCGTCTGGTCACGGCGTCTCCACTCATCAGGACATCAAGCTCACCGACCCGAATAATCCGGCTCCCTTTGCACCCGAGGAGCCGCACCACGACAGCGAAGCGATCTACACAAGCATCGCCACCGACGCATCAGGCACCCGACAGGCGATCACGCAGGAGGAATACTGGACTCGCAAGTACGGCTGGGCAGAGGTCCATTACATGCACTGGGAAAAGCCGATGAACACGCTCGACTACATCGAGTCGAGCTGCTCACGCTGCCACAGTGAGGTCTTTGATATTCGTGACGACGCGCCCCGGCTCTTTGAAGGACGCAGACTCTTTGCACAACTTGGCTGCGCCAACTGCCACCTTGTCGAGCAGATCGGACATTCACTCGATCTGAAGAAAGTCGGGCCGAGCCTCGCGCATTTGCACGACAAACTTTCGCCGGAGATGACCGCCAGTTGGATCTGGTCACCTCGCGCATTTCGCCCGATGACGCGGATGCCGCATTTCTTTATGCTTGAGAACAATTCAAGCCCGATCGACATCCTGCGCACGCGAACAGAAGTCGCAGCGATTACCTACTACCTCCTCAATGAACCGCTGGGCTATGAGACGACACTGCATGACTTGCAGAAAAAGAAGCAGCAGTTGCAAGCTGAGCTTTCTCAGCCGATGGATGAAGGCACGCGCAAGCTCAAGCTCGGCGATGCAGCCAAGCTTAACGACGAGCTGAAGGAAACCGCTCATCTTGTGGCGCTGAATACCTACAACCCCGAAAAACCACCGGCGACCGAAGGCGACGTGGCAAAAGGCCGTGAGCTGTTCACCAGCGTCGGGTGCATGGCGTGCCACACCAATATGGCGGAGCAAGGCGAGACGATGATCGTCGAAGATCTCGTCAAGCGCAGCGGCTTAGGCGTGAAGGAAGCAAAGTCAAAATACACCTCGATGAGCTATAACCAGCGACACTGGTACGCGCTGGAGCATCTAAGCGAAAAGCTTATGCTCGTCGGGCCGGAGCTTTCAGGTGTCGGCACCAAGCTCAAAGCTGGACGAACCAGCGAGCAGGCTCGCGCATGGACCTACGACTGGGTACGGAATCCGCGTCACTACTCGTCCTACACGATCATGCCCAGCTTCCGCCTGTCGGAAGAAGAGGCAAATGATCTGACGGCCTATCTGCTCTCGCTGGAGAGACCTGACTACAAGCCGGAAAACTTCCTGGCTTTGGACGATTCGGGAAAGACGATGCTCACGGAGCTGGTTGCCGGCCTCAAATCAGGGCAGGTAACGACCGCGTATGCCCGTGATATTCTCGCAGGCAAAGTCGCTGACCCTGCCGTCCCCAACAGCACAGCTCATGCATGGAGCGATGAGGAAAAGCTTCACTTCCTTGGCAAGAAGATGATCACCCATTACGGGTGTAACAGTTGCCACCAGATCAATGGGCTGGAGAACGCAACCTCACCCTGCGCTCAGCTGGATGATTGGGGTGTCAAAGATCCTCATAAGCTCGACTTCGGCTATTTCGACCACGCATTCGACCAGCAGCGGGAGAAACCGCAGCCAGTCTGGAAGGTGGATCATGAAGGTCTCGGCTCCGATGCGCCGCAGATTTCGTACCACGACACGCAAGGACCAGAAGCCAGGATCCACCTCAAGGAGCTGGCGTGGGAGCACATGCAACTGGAGCGGCGGCCGTGGCTCTATAACAAGCTTCACAACACACGTGTTTATGACCGGGGTCGTGAATCGCTCGAAAGCCGTTTCCCCACCGTAGATGCTGCGGTTGCTGCCATGAAGAAAGGCGAAACCGACACGGTCGGCAAGCCCTATGACAAGATCAAGATGCCCAAGTTCTTCCTCAAGGATGAGGAAGTGCGTTCGCTGGTGACGTTCGTCACCAGTTTGCGCAAGCCTTTGGTATCCGACGCCATCGCAAAGAAGACCTATTCCGACGCCAAGATGCGGGTCGCCAGAGGCCGCCAGCTTGCGACGTTGTACAACTGCTATGGCTGTCACGAAATCGACGGCAACGCCATTCACATTCAGGACCTCTTGCCCATCCACAATGCCGACGGCACGGTGGATCTGACCAAGATGACCGACTTCGCCCCGCCGCGTTTGGTGGGTGAAGGTGCGAGAACTCAGCCGGAGTGGCTGCACAAGTTCCTGCTCAACGTCCATCTGATCCGTCCGTGGCTGAAAGTCCGCATGCCCAGCTTTGCACTGCACGACACCAGTGTCGGGTTGACGGCCACCGCGACATCACCGAGTGCCAAAGATCATGCGGCCTACCTGGTGGAGTATTTCGGAGGAGACTCTGAAATGCTCGGTGCCCGTATCGCGGCTTTGACCGCGCCTATCGAGGCATATCAACGCACCAATCCGAACTCTGATTGGTTTGCAGAGGACTCGCTGGCTCCGGCTGTCAAGCGGCTCGAACACCTGGCGCTCGAAGCGAGGTTGGCGAAACCCGCCGACTTCGATGAACGCTTATCGACCCTTGAAGATCGACGGGTGAAGTGGAAGACGTTGATGTACGCCTTCAACTTCCTGCGCAATACGTATCAGACTTCTTATCCGTTCCCTGGCGGCCCGCCTCCAAGCCCGACGCCAGATAGTTTCGAACGAGGCAGGCAGCTATTCGTCGCGTTGAACTGCCAGCTTTGTCACACGCTGGGTGATCCCGATGTGCTGGCAAAACTTGCGAAGTTGAACGCAGCATCCGCTCCGCCTGTGCCGACCGAGGAAGAAGAAGATCCCTACGGCGACTCAGGTGACAGCGGCGGATCAAAGGCGGCAGATCAGGGTGAGGAGGAAGACCCCTACGGCGACGACTCCTCGAGCAGCGAGGAACTAACACCCTACCTCAAGCTCTCCTCTCCCGAAGTGCCCACGGGACTCTACGCGCCCAACCTCATCGCGGTATCGCAACGCCTGCAATACAACTGGGTCTATCACTGGGTCCAGATACCACAATTCCTCATGCCCGGCACACGTATGTTGACCTTCTTCCCGGCGATTGATCCGATCTCCGGCAAGTTCTACGCGGCTGGTGAGCCGTCGTCGTATTTCCTCACGCAGCCGGAGGAAGCTAAGGAAAAGGCCCACGCACTGTTTGGCTCCACCGGCGATGAGCAGATCCGTCTCGTGCTCGACTTTGTGTATCAGGCGAGTCGGCAAAATTACACACCGGGCAGCGAACAGCTTTACGGAGCACCGCCAAAGGCGGATGAGGTGCTGCCTCCGTATAAGGATGTCGCGCCGGCACAGGGACCAAATCGCGAAGCAACGCCGATCATAATCCCGCCACAGAACGAGCAGACCGTGTCCGCGCCTGAGCCGACACCTGCTCAACCCAAGGCTGAGACACCTGCGCCAAGTCCTGCTTCGACTCCTGAAACCAAGACACCAGCCGTCCTCCAAAAGGAGGCCGCGACGTCTTCGATCGAACTCAATGAAGGCTCCGTGCCGTTCAAAGGTACGCGCGTCGTTGGCGTAATCTCAGCGGAGGGCCGCCAGCCTCCCCGTAAAAGACTTATCGTTACCGATGCCGCATGCGCCAAGATACATGGCAGCATTCTGACCGAGGACATCATTATCAATCCTGACAAGACTCTCCGTAATGCGGTGGTTTATGTGAAGGATGGCCTGCCTGCCGGTGCGAAGTTTGAGCCGGTCGGCTCGCCGGAGATGGATCAGGTGGGCTGCCAGTACCTGCCCCATGTGCAGGTGGTGATGGTGAACCAACCGCTGTTGGTTAAGAACGGAGACAATACACTCCACAATGTCCATACCAAGCCCAAGCTCAATAAGGAAATGAACATTCCGCAGACTGCTGGTGTCAGTGAAAAGCTCAAATTCACCAAGGCTGAAAACTCGATCCCCATCGGCTGCGATGTCCACCCCTGGATGAATGCCTGGGTCCATGTTTTCCCTCACCCCTTCGCGGCGGTGACAGACATGGAAGGCCGGTACGAAATCAAGGGGCTGCCTCCGGGGAAATACACGCTAGGCGTCATCCATGACGATAAGCGTGTAGCTCCGACTACGATTGAAGTAACCGTAGCCGCGGATCAATCGGTTCGTGCCGACGCGACGATGACGGTGAAATAA
- a CDS encoding cytochrome c oxidase subunit II encodes MRPPRKTRISLISTTITVLLTALSLASPALAESQESSGIKHYWLPEGVSTFSHTVDHLFYYCLYLTVAINIAVFIAFFVFLYRYRHRDGRHATFIHGNNKLETVWTLIPTIILALTAVFSQASWSNIKNPPAKMVNDPKTIQMGIIAQQFAWNFHYPGKDGKLGRTLPSLRKPKGTPEEVVGLDRSDEAAKDDYVLPLLVIPVGRSVNCTLTSIDVIHSFFLPNFRIKQDAVPGMNGKLWFQSEKTSGEIIGRNPDDPPLQLDDSASGSRVKISDNKPFDVVCAELCGQGHFKMKGTMYVVGEAEYAEFTKINDANVVAENSGDEGY; translated from the coding sequence TTGCGACCTCCCCGCAAGACTCGGATCAGCCTCATTTCCACCACAATCACAGTACTCCTGACCGCGCTTTCGCTGGCATCGCCCGCGTTGGCGGAGAGCCAGGAGTCTTCGGGTATCAAGCATTATTGGCTGCCCGAAGGAGTTTCGACTTTCAGTCATACGGTGGACCATCTTTTTTATTACTGCCTCTACCTGACCGTGGCGATCAATATCGCGGTCTTCATTGCGTTCTTTGTTTTCCTTTACCGATACCGGCACCGCGATGGAAGACATGCAACTTTCATCCACGGCAACAACAAGCTCGAGACAGTCTGGACGCTGATCCCGACAATCATCCTCGCGCTGACGGCGGTATTCAGCCAGGCGAGCTGGTCAAACATCAAAAATCCGCCCGCCAAGATGGTCAACGATCCCAAGACGATTCAGATGGGCATCATCGCCCAGCAGTTTGCATGGAACTTCCATTACCCCGGCAAGGACGGCAAGCTCGGCCGCACCCTCCCTTCACTGCGCAAGCCCAAGGGAACGCCGGAAGAAGTTGTCGGCCTCGATCGCTCTGATGAAGCAGCCAAGGACGATTACGTCCTACCGTTGCTGGTGATCCCCGTCGGGCGATCGGTCAACTGCACACTCACCAGCATCGACGTTATTCACAGCTTCTTTCTCCCAAACTTCCGGATCAAACAGGATGCGGTCCCCGGCATGAATGGCAAGCTCTGGTTTCAGTCGGAGAAGACCAGTGGTGAAATCATTGGCCGTAATCCCGACGATCCCCCTCTTCAGCTCGACGATTCCGCCAGCGGCTCTCGCGTGAAGATTTCCGACAACAAGCCTTTCGACGTGGTCTGTGCCGAACTCTGTGGGCAAGGTCACTTCAAGATGAAAGGCACGATGTACGTCGTCGGCGAAGCCGAGTACGCCGAGTTCACCAAGATCAACGACGCCAATGTCGTGGCGGAAAACAGCGGCGACGAAGGATATTGA
- a CDS encoding citramalate synthase has product MTAEAAPPRHIEIYDTTLRDGTQGEGVALSLVDKLKIAQHLDALGVDYIEGGYPLSNPKDAAFFDEVRKLTFSCAKICAFGMTRRKGISPDDDPGMKALVDAKSPVVTIVGKTWDLHVDEILRITRDENLAMIRESLAFCKSAGREVFYDAEHFFDGFRANREYALQTLAAALEGGASRIVLCDTNGGSLPSWIAKAVSEVEKFLKTNPEARHTRLGIHCHNDSGLAVANSLAAVEAGCVQVQGTINGIGERCGNVDLTTVIANINLKLHDRYRCLHGQSLERLTDTSRFVYELANLSLVPYQPFVGSAAFAHKGGMHVHAVQRLAHSYEHVPPEKVGNSRRVLVSELSGASNIVATLGKKFSIEDDKAVQRKVLQRVQDLEHQGYQFEAARASFELLLYEELGKRPAFWKLHQYRCVIAKSDGGNPTTESTVKLEVNGKIEHQVAEGDGPVNALDGALRRCLEPHYPQLKLVHLRDFKVRVVNPTAESAAKVRVIIEFAVRKNGQVVPADYFTTIGVNENIVDAAWQALTDAFAYHLIEAK; this is encoded by the coding sequence ATGACTGCCGAAGCCGCTCCGCCCCGTCACATCGAGATCTATGACACGACTCTACGCGACGGTACGCAGGGTGAAGGCGTTGCCCTGAGTCTGGTGGATAAGCTCAAGATCGCTCAGCATCTCGACGCTCTGGGAGTGGACTACATCGAGGGCGGCTATCCCTTGTCGAACCCCAAAGACGCAGCTTTTTTTGACGAGGTGCGGAAGCTTACTTTTTCCTGCGCGAAAATCTGTGCCTTTGGCATGACACGCCGAAAGGGTATCTCGCCCGATGATGATCCGGGAATGAAGGCTCTGGTTGATGCGAAATCTCCCGTGGTCACCATTGTCGGCAAGACGTGGGATCTGCACGTGGATGAAATATTGCGCATCACCCGTGATGAAAACCTTGCCATGATCCGGGAATCGCTGGCGTTTTGTAAGAGCGCTGGTCGTGAGGTTTTTTACGATGCGGAACACTTTTTCGACGGATTCCGCGCTAATCGTGAATACGCCTTGCAGACTCTCGCGGCTGCGCTCGAAGGGGGTGCTTCTCGAATCGTCCTCTGTGACACCAACGGCGGATCGCTTCCTTCGTGGATCGCGAAAGCTGTCTCGGAAGTTGAGAAATTTCTTAAGACAAACCCGGAGGCCCGACATACGAGGCTGGGCATCCATTGTCACAACGATTCGGGGCTTGCTGTTGCCAACTCACTAGCTGCGGTCGAAGCCGGCTGTGTCCAGGTTCAGGGAACTATCAATGGCATCGGTGAACGCTGCGGCAACGTGGATCTGACTACCGTCATCGCCAACATCAATCTCAAACTTCACGACCGCTACAGGTGCCTTCATGGGCAGTCGCTCGAACGACTCACAGATACGAGCCGGTTTGTTTACGAACTGGCCAACCTCAGTCTGGTGCCGTATCAACCGTTCGTCGGTAGTGCTGCCTTTGCGCACAAGGGCGGAATGCACGTCCACGCAGTGCAGCGATTGGCGCACAGCTATGAGCACGTACCGCCTGAAAAGGTTGGCAATTCTCGACGGGTGCTCGTCAGTGAGCTTTCCGGTGCAAGCAATATCGTGGCGACGCTGGGGAAAAAGTTTTCCATCGAAGACGACAAGGCTGTCCAGCGTAAAGTGCTCCAGCGTGTGCAGGATCTTGAGCATCAGGGTTATCAATTCGAGGCAGCACGCGCGAGTTTCGAGCTGCTTCTATATGAGGAACTCGGTAAGCGGCCCGCCTTCTGGAAGCTGCATCAATACCGATGTGTAATCGCCAAGAGTGACGGCGGAAATCCGACGACCGAAAGCACGGTGAAGCTGGAAGTCAACGGCAAGATCGAACATCAGGTGGCGGAAGGGGACGGACCGGTCAACGCTCTGGATGGTGCGCTGCGACGATGTCTGGAGCCGCATTACCCGCAGCTCAAGTTGGTCCACCTACGCGACTTTAAGGTTCGCGTGGTAAACCCGACTGCCGAGTCAGCAGCGAAGGTGCGCGTCATTATCGAGTTTGCCGTGCGAAAAAACGGCCAGGTAGTTCCGGCGGATTATTTCACGACGATCGGTGTCAATGAGAATATCGTGGACGCTGCGTGGCAGGCGCTTACGGATGCCTTTGCCTATCACCTGATCGAAGCGAAATAG